One window of the Rosa rugosa chromosome 3, drRosRugo1.1, whole genome shotgun sequence genome contains the following:
- the LOC133741471 gene encoding uncharacterized protein LOC133741471 isoform X2, producing the protein MEKVDPKLEVKIKEAKKLIAKMAQDKLQFTYTLEEKIFDEFSLESSLRYLNAQKHRLKYLLIKEMKKMDLLQILVDKIRCTDNTYQKNSIKECLSAQEMNNHKLHCQMVHGSKSLRKEKQLLEDMKLSQQEDKLVSFWTQLEEELGVYHADWRFDPMKQILLLHHQMPVLIITGDAVKDRIIEFRDLEWRIQSCGVVLRNEYEAIAINNVNGNSAVKGETRSPLG; encoded by the exons ATGGAGAAAGTGGATCCTAAATTAGAAGTCAAAATCAAAGAGGCTAAGAAGCTGATTGCAAAGATGGCTCAAGATAAACTTCAGTTCACTTATACATTAGAAGAAAAGATA TTTGATGAGTTCTCTTTGGAGTCGTCGTTGCGATACCTGAATGCCCAGAAACACCGTCTCAAATATTTATTGATCAAGGAGATGAAGAAAATGGATCTATTGCAAATACTGGTAGACAAGATTCGTTGCACTGACAACACCTAccaaaaaaattcaattaaGGAATGCTTGTCAGCACAAGAAATGAATAATCAT AAATTGCATTGCCAGATGGTACATGGAAGCAAGAGTTTGAGAAAGGAAAAGCAGCTTTTGGAAGATATGAAACTGAGCCAGCAGGAGGATAAGTTGGTTTCATTTTGGACTCAATTGGAAGAAGAACTTGGTGTTTATCATGCT GATTGGCGCTTCGATCCAATGAAACAGATTTTGTTGTTGCATCACCAGATGCCAGTTTTGATCATTACAGGAGATGCAGTTAAAGACCGCATAATAGAATTCAGAGATCTTGAATGGAGAATACAAAGTTGTGGAGTTGTACTGCGAAATGAATATGAAGCCATTGCTATTAATAATGTGAATGGTAACTCTGCTGTGAAGGGAGAAACTCGGAGTCCTttgggttaa
- the LOC133736666 gene encoding uncharacterized protein LOC133736666 — translation MASSMEEASAGQQEQPTPRLQIYTTSDTVSPFWREKYEREAKKYWDVFYKRHQDRFFKDRHYLDKEWGQYFSGAGQKVVLEVGCGAGNTIFPLVAIYADIFVHACDFSPNAVNLVKKHKDFTESRVNAFVCDLTIDDLSKQISPSSVDIVTMIFVLSAVSPEKMSLVVQNIRKILKPNGRVLFRDYATGDLAQERLNCKDQKISENFYARGDGTRAFYFSNEFLTSLFKENSFDVEELDLCCKQVENRSRELVMNRRWVQAVFCLSDGTNSTTNSEAAIRIDHPGQGKMELDVDNNILKKPVNDSEVDMSDGVAAEMFGLPTSTDGDNEVIELELGGWTFKIKVLSKEYQHTCKSTGLMLWESARFMAPVLARNPAIFAGKRVLELGSGCAGICSMIAAGCADLVFATDGDTKALDLLTENVMSNLRPPISDKFTTRILEWGNEDHIEAIKQVNSGGFDIILGTDVTYIPEAILPLFQTAKELISSNNKDHQAALILCHIFRRVDEPSILSAASRFGFKLVDKWPVEILINPSRSIIKSWFLENGSADVSRGPLNILYFHKE, via the exons ATGGCTTCCAGTATGGAAGAAGCTTCAGCAGGACAACAAGAACAACCTACCCCAAGATTACAGATTTACACCACCTCTGATACTGTCTCTCCCTTCTGGAGAG AGAAGTATGAAAGAGAGGCTAAGAAGTACTGGGATGTCTTTTATAAGCGACATCAAGATAGG TTTTTTAAAGATCGGcactacttggacaaggaatgGGGCCAATACTTTTCT GGAGCTGGGCAGAAAGTTGTTTTAGAG GTTGGCTGTGGAGCTGGAAACACTATTTTTCCACTGGTTGCGATATATGCAGACATTTTTGTCCATGCTTGTGATTTTTCACCAAATGCTGTTAACTTGGTTAAG AAACATAAAGATTTTACAGAGTCCAGAGTTAATGCGTTCGTTTGTGATTTGACCATTGACGATCTGAGCAAGCAGATATCTCCATCTTCAGTAGATATTGTAACCATG ATTTTTGTGTTATCTGCAGTATCTCCGGAGAAGATGTCTCTGGTAGTGCAGAATATTAGAAAGATTCTCAAG cCAAATGGTCGTGTGCTATTTCGTGATTATGCTACTGGTGACCTTGCTCAG GAAAGATTAAATTGCAAGGACCAAAAGATTAGTGAAAACTTTTATGCCAGGGGTGATGGCACT AGGGCTTTCTACTTCTCTAATGAGTTCTTGACAAGCTTATTTAAAGAAAACAGTTTTGATGTTGAGGAACTTGATCTGTGCTGCAAACAAGTTGAGAACCGGTCGCGGGAGTTGGTGATGAATAG GCGGTGGGTTCAAGCTGTATTCTGCCTTTCAGATGGTACGAACTCCACCACCAACTCAGAAGCTGCAATCAGAATAGACCATCCTGGTCAAGGGAAAATGGAGCTGGATGTTGACAATAACATCTTGAAGAAACCTGTAAACGATTCGGAGGTTGACATGTCCGACGGTGTGGCAGCAGAAATGTTTGGTCTTCCAACTTCGACCGATGGTGATAATGAG GTCATTGAGCTCGAGCTGGGAGGTTGGACTTTCAAAATCAAAGTGCTATCCAAAGAGTACCAACACACCTGCAAATCAACTGGTTTAATGTTATGGGAATCAGCTCGGTTTATGGCTCCTGTTTTAGCAAGAAATCCAGCAATTTTTGCTGGGAAACGGGTGTTGGAGTTGGGGTCTGGCTGTGCAGGCATTTGCTCTATGATTGCTGCTGGATGTGCAGACCTTGTGTTCGCCACTGATGGAGACACAAAAGCACTCGACCTACTGACAGAAAATGTCATGTCAAATCTTAGACCGCCAATTTCGGACAAATTTACTACAAGAATATTAGAGTGGGGAAATGAAGACCATATAGAAGCCATCAAGCAAGTTAACAGTGGAGGATTTGATATCATATTAGGCACAGATGTCACTTACATACCTGAAGCTATTTTGCCCTTGTTTCAAACGGCAAAGGAGTTGATTTCATCTAATAACAAGGATCACCAAGCAGCCCTAATCCTGTGTCATATTTTTCGTCGAGTAGATGAACCTTCCATACTTTCAGCAGCTTCTCGATTTGGTTTCAAGCTAGTCGATAAGTGGCCTGTAGAAATTCTTATTAATCCATCACGAAGCATCATCAAGTCTTGGTTCCTTGAAAACGGTTCAGCGGATGTTTCAAGGGGGCCGCTAAATATTTTGTACTTCCACAAGGAGTGA
- the LOC133738129 gene encoding eukaryotic initiation factor 4A-9, translating to MAGAAPEGSQFDARQYDAKMSELLGSDGQDFFTSYDEVHDSFDVMGLQENLLRGIYAYGFEKPSAIQQRGIVPFCKGLDVIQQAQSGTGKTATFCSGILQQLDYGLLDCQALVLAPTRELAQQIEKVMRALGDYLGVKVHACVGGTSVREDQRVLSSGVHVVVGTPGRVFDMLRRQSLRPDCIRMFVLDEADEMLSRGFKDQIYDIFQLLPPKIQVGVFSATMPPEALDITRKFMNKPVRILVKRDELTLEGIKQFHVNVDKEEWKLETLCDLYETLAITQSVIFVNTRRKVDWLTDKMRSRDHTVSATHGDMEQNTRDIIMREFRSGSSRVLITTDLLARGIDVQQVSLVINYDLPTQPENYLHRIGRSGRFGRKGVAINFVTKDDERMLFDIQRFYNVVIEELPANVADLL from the exons ATGGCTGGCGCTGCACCGGAAGGATCTCAATTTGACGCTCGTCAATACGATGCGAAGATGAGCGAGCT ACTTGGATCTGATGGACAAGACTTCTTCACCTCGTATGATGAGGTTCATGACAGTTTTGATGTCATGGGACTGCAGGAGAACCTTCTCAGGGGCATCTATGCATATG gttttgaGAAGCCCTCTGCAATTCAGCAAAGGGGAATTGTTCCCTTCTGCAAGGGACTTGATGTGATTCAACAGGCACAATCTGGAACTGGAAAAACAGCCACTTTCTGCTCTGGAATTTTACAGCAGCTTGATTATGGCCTACTCGATTGTCAGGCACTAGTTCTTGCACCTACCCGTGAACTTGCTCAACAGATTGAGAAGGTTATGCGGGCTCTGGGTGACTATCTCGGTGTCAAAGTTCATGCTTGTGTTGGCGGGACCAGTGTTCGTGAAGATCAACGTGTCCTCTCTAGTGGAGTCCATGTTGTTGTTGGTACACCTGGTCGAGTATTTGACATGTTGCGGAGACAGTCTCTCCGTCCAGATTGCATTAGGATGTTTGTGTTAGATGAAGCTGATGAAATGCTCTCACGAGGTTTCAAGGATCAG ATCTATGACATTTTCCAGCTGCTACCACCCAAAATTCAGGTGGGAGTTTTTTCTGCCACAATGCCACCAGAAGCCCTTGATATCACCAGGAAGTTCATGAACAAACCTGTGAGGATTTTGGTGAAACGTGATGAGCTCACTCTTGAGGGTATCAAGCAGTTCCATGTCAATGTTGACAAGGAGGAGTGGAAACTTGAGACGCTTTGCGATCTTTATGAGACCTTGGCAATCACCCAGAGTGTCATCTTTGTGAACACCAGGCGCAAAGTTGATTGGCTGACAGACAAGATGCGCAGCCGTGATCACACGGTCTCTGCCACCCATGGTGACATGGAGCAAAACACTAGGGACATCATCATGAGAGAGTTTAGGTCTGGTTCTTCTCGTGTGCTCATAACAACTGATCTGTTGGCCCGTGGTATTGATGTCCAGCAGGTCTCTCTTGTGATTAACTATGACCTTCCAACACAGCCGGAAAACTACCTCCATCGTATTGGTCGTAGTGGTAGGTTTGGGAGGAAGGGTGTTGCCATCAACTTTGTGACCAAGGATGATGAAAGGATGTTGTTCGACATCCAGAGGTTCTACAATGTTGTAATTGAGGAGCTGCCGGCTAATGTTGCTGATCTTCTTTAA
- the LOC133741472 gene encoding uncharacterized protein LOC133741472, translated as MADYNRSKSYGGSGTMQMDNYYGPPRAPPSSYEIRSYSVSYAQAQMGNYNYNNRDLKKGKTHSRSKSSSWALADPELQRKKRVASYKMYSVEGKVKGSFRNSFRWLKVKYRELINGLS; from the coding sequence ATGGCTGACTATAACAGATCAAAGTCCTATGGTGGCAGTGGGACTATGCAGATGGATAACTACTATGGACCCCCAAGAGCACCACCCAGTTCTTATGAGATCAGGAGTTACAGTGTTTCCTATGCACAGGCCCAGATGGGGAATTATAATTACAACAACAGGGATTTGAAGAAGGGGAAGACTCATTCTAGGTCAAAGTCTTCTTCTTGGGCTCTGGCTGATCCTGagttgcagaggaagaagagggtTGCTAGCTACAAGATGTATTCTGTTGAAGGAAAGGTGAAGGGCTCCTTCAGAAACAGCTTCAGATGGCTTAAGGTTAAGTACAGAGAATTGATTAATGGGCTATCCTGA
- the LOC133741471 gene encoding uncharacterized protein LOC133741471 isoform X1, which produces MEKVDPKLEVKIKEAKKLIAKMAQDKLQFTYTLEEKIVSQMFDEFSLESSLRYLNAQKHRLKYLLIKEMKKMDLLQILVDKIRCTDNTYQKNSIKECLSAQEMNNHKLHCQMVHGSKSLRKEKQLLEDMKLSQQEDKLVSFWTQLEEELGVYHADWRFDPMKQILLLHHQMPVLIITGDAVKDRIIEFRDLEWRIQSCGVVLRNEYEAIAINNVNGNSAVKGETRSPLG; this is translated from the exons ATGGAGAAAGTGGATCCTAAATTAGAAGTCAAAATCAAAGAGGCTAAGAAGCTGATTGCAAAGATGGCTCAAGATAAACTTCAGTTCACTTATACATTAGAAGAAAAGATAGTAAGTCAAATG TTTGATGAGTTCTCTTTGGAGTCGTCGTTGCGATACCTGAATGCCCAGAAACACCGTCTCAAATATTTATTGATCAAGGAGATGAAGAAAATGGATCTATTGCAAATACTGGTAGACAAGATTCGTTGCACTGACAACACCTAccaaaaaaattcaattaaGGAATGCTTGTCAGCACAAGAAATGAATAATCAT AAATTGCATTGCCAGATGGTACATGGAAGCAAGAGTTTGAGAAAGGAAAAGCAGCTTTTGGAAGATATGAAACTGAGCCAGCAGGAGGATAAGTTGGTTTCATTTTGGACTCAATTGGAAGAAGAACTTGGTGTTTATCATGCT GATTGGCGCTTCGATCCAATGAAACAGATTTTGTTGTTGCATCACCAGATGCCAGTTTTGATCATTACAGGAGATGCAGTTAAAGACCGCATAATAGAATTCAGAGATCTTGAATGGAGAATACAAAGTTGTGGAGTTGTACTGCGAAATGAATATGAAGCCATTGCTATTAATAATGTGAATGGTAACTCTGCTGTGAAGGGAGAAACTCGGAGTCCTttgggttaa